The following coding sequences are from one Panicum hallii strain FIL2 chromosome 5, PHallii_v3.1, whole genome shotgun sequence window:
- the LOC112895078 gene encoding 1-aminocyclopropane-1-carboxylate oxidase 1-like, translating into MTGPTEIPVIDLAGLTAGGEERSRTMAQLHEACKDWGFFWVENHGVDAALMDEVKRFVYAHYEEHLEARFHASDLAKNLPAGGGDEEPSDKVDWESTYFIQHRPRNNAADFPEITPPTRETLDAYIAQMVSLAERLGECMGLNLGLPAGHVATTFAPPFVGTKFAMYPPCPRPGRVWGLRAHTDAGGIILLLQDDAVGGLEFLRGGAEWVPVGPTRSGRLFVNIGDQIEVISGGAYRSVVHRVAAGSEGRRLSVATFYNPGPDAVVAPATRGDAAALAYPGPYRFGDYLEYYQGTKFGDKDARFQAVKRLLG; encoded by the exons ATGACGGGCCCGACGGAGATTCCGGTGATCGACCTCGCCGGCCtcaccgccggcggcgaggagaggTCGCGGACCATGGCGCAGCTCCACGAGGCCTGCAAGGACTGGGGCTTCTTCTGG GTGGAGAACCACGGCGTGGACGCGGCGCTCATGGACGAGGTCAAGCGCTTCGTCTACGCCCACTACGAGGAGCACCTCGAGGCCAGGTTCCACGCCTCCGACCTCGCCAAGAAcctgccggccggcggcggcgacgaggagccCTCGGACAAGGTGGACTGGGAGAGCACCTACTTCATCCAGCACCGCCCCAGGAACAACGCCGCCGACTTCCCGGAGATCACGCCGCCGACCAG AGAGACGCTGGACGCGTACATCGCCCAGATGGTGTCCCTCGCGGAGCGCCTGGGCGAGTGCATGGGCCTGAATCTGGgcctccccgccggccacgTCGCGACCACCTTCGCGCCGCCGTTCGTGGGCACCAAGTTCGCCATGTACCCGCCCTGCCCGCGCCCGGGGCGCGTGTGGGGCCTGCGCGCGCACACCGACGCCGGCGGCATCATCCTGCTCCTCCAGGACGACGCCGTGGGCGGGCTCGAGTTCCTCCGGGGCGGCGCCGAGTGGGTCCCCGTGGGCCCCACCAGGTCCGGCCGCCTCTTCGTCAACATCGGGGACCAGATCGAGGTCATCAGCGGCGGCGCGTACCGGAGCGTCGTGCACCGCGTCGCGGCCGGgagcgaggggcggcggctgtcCGTGGCCACGTTCTACAACCCCGGGCCCGACGCCGTGGTggcgccggcgacgaggggGGACGCGGCCGCGCTGGCCTACCCCGGGCCGTACAGGTTCGGGGACTACCTTGAGTACTACCAGGGCACCAAGTTCGGCGACAAGGACGCCAGGTTCCAGGCCGTCAAGAGGCTACTCGGTTGA